Within Ancylothrix sp. D3o, the genomic segment GCGGGTATTAAAAAAGTTCGCGCTCATTCTTTTGCAGAGATATTTTACCGCAATAGTATCAATATTGGTCTAACACTAGAAATTGATTCCCAAACTCAAGGTAATCCAGTCGTTGAAGCGATTGTGAGTGCAGGGGGTTTAATTCCTTTTAACCAAAAGCGCCAAAAAGGTGAAATTTCTCTTCCTAAAAGTGCCACTTCTGCTAGAGTAATGACTATGGCTGAAAAACTTTTAGCACGCGCTTCTGGGAACGATTACGTACAGCCGGGAGAAACAGTTTTTGTTAAGGTCGATTTAGCGATGTCTCACGATGCTGTAGCTGCACCTGTTGCTAAGGTTTTTTACAAACATTTTGGGGAAAATGCTAAACTTTGGGATGCCAATCGGGTTGTTTTAGTAGCGGATCACTTTATTCAAGTTAACGATCTGCGAGTAGACCCGAAAGCTACTTTACAATATTCGGAAATGGTGCAGTTTGCGCGATCGCAAGGTTGTCATTTATTAGATGTCGTTTCGCCTGGAGAAGCGGCGGGTATTTGCCACGTTTTACTGCCGGAAAAGGGTTTTATTCGTCCAGGTACAATCGTAGCAGGAACGGATTCTCACACTTGCACTTATGGGGCATTTGGCTGTTTTTCCACTGGTGTGGGAACGACGGATATGGCGAATATATTTGCAATGGGGGATATGTGGGTGCGAGTTCCTTCCACTCTACTTTTTCAACTGGAAGGAACTTTGCCTAAATATATTACTGCTAAGGATATTATGCTGTTTATCCTGGGCAAAATCGGCTGCGATGGTGCTGTGGGTAAGGTGATGGAATTTCGAGGCAGTATTATCGAGCGAATGCCTATGGAAGAACGAATGACTTTATCTAATATGGCGATCGAGTGTGGTGCAATGTGCGGGTTAATTGCTCCTGATGCCACAACTCGCCAATATTT encodes:
- a CDS encoding aconitase/3-isopropylmalate dehydratase large subunit family protein; the protein is MKIEPKVLNLGDDINTDDIIPAKRCTTADPEYLKQYAFEHLIGEGNLLGYDEIVAGHNFGCGSSRENAPIAIKAAGIKKVRAHSFAEIFYRNSINIGLTLEIDSQTQGNPVVEAIVSAGGLIPFNQKRQKGEISLPKSATSARVMTMAEKLLARASGNDYVQPGETVFVKVDLAMSHDAVAAPVAKVFYKHFGENAKLWDANRVVLVADHFIQVNDLRVDPKATLQYSEMVQFARSQGCHLLDVVSPGEAAGICHVLLPEKGFIRPGTIVAGTDSHTCTYGAFGCFSTGVGTTDMANIFAMGDMWVRVPSTLLFQLEGTLPKYITAKDIMLFILGKIGCDGAVGKVMEFRGSIIERMPMEERMTLSNMAIECGAMCGLIAPDATTRQYLQSCGQDLFEEVVSDSDADYEEIYRFDFSDLESQVACPPKPDQVVGISALGEVTITKAFIGSCTGGKLFDLAQAAEVLKGRHLAPGVSLFIVPASLEVRQKAESLGYMQIFAAAGATVLKSGCGACINAGLGVLDKEETGVYATNRNFKGRSGDPTAKNYLASPRVVAISAVEGRISDRLSAKQTQR